A stretch of Streptomyces vietnamensis DNA encodes these proteins:
- a CDS encoding hydrogenase expression protein HypE, which yields MSAVKPAPVEDQGAAPGSEEKPIHILWINAGLSCDGDSVALTAAMQPSIEEIALAGLPGLPRIAVHWPLIDFECGPVGGADTFIEWFFKGERGEIDPFVLVIEGSIPNEAIKQEGYWCGFGDDPETGQPITTSEWIDRLAPKALAVVAIGTCATYGGIHAMAGNPTGAMGVPDYLGWDWKSHAGIPIVCVPGCPIQPDNFAETLTYLLYQAVGSAPMIPLDDKLRPTWLFGATVHEGCDRAGYYEQGQFASTYDSPKCLVKLGCWGPVVKCNVPKRGWMNGVGGCPNVGGICIACTMPGFPDKFMPFMDEPPGGKVSSTASGVYGSVIRRLRTITAKTVDKEPKWRHTGERITTGYRPPW from the coding sequence ATGAGCGCAGTGAAGCCGGCCCCGGTCGAGGATCAGGGTGCCGCACCCGGCAGCGAAGAGAAGCCGATCCACATCCTCTGGATCAACGCGGGTCTGAGCTGTGACGGAGACTCGGTGGCCCTGACCGCCGCCATGCAGCCCAGCATCGAGGAGATCGCCCTCGCGGGGCTGCCAGGGCTGCCCAGGATCGCGGTCCACTGGCCCCTGATCGACTTCGAGTGCGGTCCGGTGGGAGGCGCCGACACGTTCATCGAGTGGTTCTTCAAGGGTGAGCGGGGCGAGATCGACCCGTTCGTGCTGGTGATCGAGGGCTCGATCCCGAACGAGGCGATCAAGCAGGAGGGCTACTGGTGCGGCTTCGGCGACGACCCGGAGACCGGTCAGCCCATCACCACCAGCGAGTGGATCGACCGGCTGGCGCCCAAGGCCCTCGCGGTGGTCGCGATCGGCACCTGCGCCACGTACGGCGGCATCCACGCCATGGCGGGGAACCCGACCGGCGCGATGGGCGTGCCCGACTACCTGGGCTGGGACTGGAAGTCCCACGCCGGCATCCCGATCGTGTGCGTGCCCGGCTGCCCCATCCAGCCGGACAACTTCGCGGAGACGCTGACCTACCTGCTCTACCAGGCGGTCGGCTCCGCACCCATGATCCCGCTGGACGACAAGCTCCGCCCCACCTGGCTGTTCGGGGCGACCGTGCACGAGGGCTGCGACCGGGCCGGCTACTACGAGCAGGGCCAGTTCGCCTCGACGTACGACTCGCCCAAGTGCCTGGTCAAGCTCGGTTGCTGGGGCCCCGTCGTCAAGTGCAACGTCCCCAAGCGCGGCTGGATGAACGGTGTCGGCGGCTGTCCGAACGTCGGCGGCATCTGCATCGCGTGCACGATGCCCGGATTCCCGGACAAGTTCATGCCGTTCATGGACGAACCTCCCGGCGGCAAGGTCTCCAGCACCGCCAGCGGCGTGTACGGCTCCGTCATCCGCCGCCTGCGGACCATCACGGCCAAGACCGTGGACAAGGAGCCGAAGTGGCGGCACACCGGCGAGCGCATCACCACCGGCTACCGGCCGCCCTGGTGA
- a CDS encoding hydrogenase maturation protein yields the protein MRILLVASSFNSLTQRVLVELRDRGHIVPVEVTPDGAAVREAVARHAPDLVVAPMLKAVVPRDVWTAHRCLIVHPGPVGDRGPSSLDHAIHDGAEEWGVTVLQADEEMDAGDVWASATFRVPEVGKSDLYRNELSDAAVAAVLRAVERVAAGAVPRPQTGEIRARPALRQEERRISWGEDTTGTVLRTLRAADSQPGVPDRLLGAEWFLHGGHAEDGLRGRPGALLATRAGAVCRATVDGAVWIPELRARTGPGRPRACKLPATLALAGRLPELPELPAPADPAPGRRTWTDISYREQGPVGVLSFAFPGGAMSTDQCRRLLDAYETARGRPTSVLVLGGQRDFFSNGIHLNVIEAAADPAAESWANINAMNDLVEAVLTTTDRLVVSAIGGNAAAGGVMLALAADEVWCRSGAVLNPHYRRMGLYGSEYWTRTLPGKVGEALAARLTEEATPVSAAASLDMGLVDRVVDCGPGEFAAEVTRLALHLASRGGLQPRIAAKKAEHERRESVAPLAAHRERELSRMRTIFDDPAASYHARRRAFVRKEALRAPLPNGPGAGAGGSADC from the coding sequence ATGCGCATCCTGCTCGTCGCCAGCAGCTTCAACAGCCTGACCCAGCGCGTCCTGGTCGAGCTGCGCGACCGCGGGCACATCGTTCCCGTGGAGGTCACCCCCGACGGTGCCGCCGTGCGCGAGGCCGTGGCGCGCCACGCGCCCGATCTGGTCGTGGCCCCCATGCTGAAGGCCGTCGTGCCCCGCGATGTGTGGACGGCGCACCGTTGCCTGATCGTGCACCCCGGACCCGTGGGCGACCGCGGCCCGTCCTCGCTGGACCACGCGATCCACGACGGGGCCGAGGAGTGGGGCGTCACCGTCCTCCAGGCCGACGAGGAGATGGACGCGGGCGACGTCTGGGCATCCGCGACCTTCCGCGTGCCGGAGGTCGGCAAGAGCGATCTGTACCGCAACGAACTGTCCGACGCCGCCGTGGCCGCCGTGCTCCGCGCCGTCGAGAGGGTCGCCGCCGGGGCGGTACCGCGTCCGCAGACCGGCGAGATCCGCGCCCGTCCCGCTCTCCGCCAGGAGGAGCGCCGGATCTCGTGGGGCGAGGACACCACCGGGACCGTGCTGCGCACCCTGCGGGCCGCCGACTCGCAGCCCGGCGTCCCGGACCGGCTGCTCGGCGCCGAGTGGTTCCTGCACGGCGGCCACGCGGAGGACGGTCTGCGCGGGCGGCCCGGCGCTCTGCTGGCCACCCGGGCGGGCGCGGTCTGCCGCGCCACCGTGGACGGCGCGGTGTGGATCCCCGAACTCCGTGCCCGCACCGGCCCCGGCAGGCCGCGTGCCTGCAAGCTCCCCGCCACCCTGGCCCTCGCGGGCCGGCTGCCGGAGCTCCCCGAACTGCCGGCACCCGCCGATCCGGCGCCGGGCCGGCGGACCTGGACCGACATCTCGTACCGCGAACAGGGGCCGGTCGGCGTCCTGTCCTTCGCGTTCCCCGGCGGGGCGATGAGCACCGACCAGTGCCGCCGCCTGCTGGACGCGTACGAGACCGCCCGTGGGCGTCCCACCTCCGTCCTGGTGCTCGGCGGGCAGCGCGACTTCTTCTCCAACGGCATCCATCTGAACGTCATCGAGGCCGCCGCCGACCCCGCCGCCGAGTCCTGGGCCAACATCAATGCCATGAACGACCTGGTCGAGGCGGTTCTCACCACGACCGACCGGCTCGTCGTGAGCGCGATCGGCGGCAACGCCGCCGCCGGCGGGGTGATGCTCGCCCTCGCCGCCGACGAGGTCTGGTGCCGTTCGGGGGCGGTGCTCAACCCGCACTACCGGCGCATGGGCCTGTACGGATCGGAGTACTGGACCCGCACCCTGCCCGGGAAGGTGGGCGAGGCCCTGGCCGCGCGCCTCACCGAAGAGGCCACGCCGGTGTCCGCGGCCGCATCGCTCGACATGGGGCTGGTCGACCGGGTCGTCGACTGCGGACCCGGGGAGTTCGCCGCCGAGGTCACCCGATTGGCCCTCCACCTGGCATCCCGTGGCGGTCTCCAGCCGCGGATCGCGGCCAAGAAGGCGGAGCACGAGCGCCGGGAGTCCGTCGCTCCCCTCGCGGCCCACCGTGAGCGGGAGCTCTCCCGGATGCGGACGATCTTCGACGATCCCGCCGCGAGCTACCACGCGCGGCGCCGGGCCTTCGTCCGGAAGGAGGCCCTCCGAGCGCCGCTCCCGAACGGCCCAGGTGCGGGCGCGGGCGGATCGGCCGACTGTTAA
- a CDS encoding acetylxylan esterase — MLAVREGLTALVDGSEGTRDGCAGRGVGDLGPALPLVEGDGVTGGGRTQQLAAPVGPGRRGGGQQLIGEPPQVDDARPDTEAARRDLGARLVAALAPLPEGPTCPPFTVFATYNRYRGAKDTQVWPFADHGGGHGTERRTQLNRIKDQRLLSTRM; from the coding sequence ATGTTGGCAGTGCGCGAGGGTCTCACTGCTCTGGTCGATGGGTCAGAAGGGACGAGGGACGGCTGCGCGGGGCGCGGGGTGGGTGACCTGGGCCCAGCCCTCCCGCTCGTAGAAGGCGACGGCGTCACGGGCGGCGGCAGAACACAGCAGCTGGCAGCACCCGTCGGCCCGGGCCGTCGCGGCGGCGGCCAGCAGCTCATCGGCGAGCCGCCTCAGGTAGACGACGCCCGCCCGGACACCGAGGCCGCTCGCCGCGACCTCGGCGCCCGCCTGGTGGCCGCTCTGGCTCCGCTGCCGGAGGGCCCGACCTGTCCCCCGTTCACGGTATTCGCAACCTACAACCGATACCGCGGAGCAAAGGACACGCAGGTGTGGCCCTTTGCGGACCACGGAGGCGGACACGGAACCGAGCGGCGTACGCAGCTGAACCGGATCAAGGACCAGCGTCTGCTGTCGACCCGGATGTGA
- a CDS encoding peptidylprolyl isomerase, translating to MRRALISAFAAAALVVSGGSVATASDSAPPRTTHGPCQYTQTPDEPPARRVPLPPDPRRTPARGTVDLAVPTSQGPLPLRLDRAKAPCTVQSFLHLARHGFYDRTVCHRLTAYPTLKVLQCGDPTGTGEGGPGYKYKDELPVDLPPAATDPTGTRRLYGRGLLAMANASPNTNGSQFFVVYGDSALRPNYTVFGTVGPAGLATLDKVAAGGIEPTAENPAPVDGTPALRTELLHVRLSWRY from the coding sequence ATGAGACGAGCACTGATCAGTGCATTCGCGGCCGCGGCGTTAGTGGTGTCCGGGGGGAGTGTCGCCACCGCTTCCGACAGCGCTCCGCCGCGCACCACGCACGGTCCCTGCCAGTACACCCAGACCCCGGACGAGCCGCCGGCGCGCCGTGTTCCGCTGCCGCCCGACCCACGGCGCACCCCTGCTCGTGGCACGGTCGACCTGGCTGTTCCGACCAGTCAGGGCCCGCTTCCGCTGCGCTTGGACCGGGCCAAGGCGCCATGCACGGTCCAGAGTTTCCTGCACCTGGCGCGGCACGGTTTCTACGACCGTACGGTGTGCCACCGCCTGACGGCGTACCCGACGCTGAAGGTCTTGCAGTGCGGTGACCCGACCGGCACCGGTGAGGGCGGGCCCGGGTACAAGTACAAGGACGAACTGCCGGTGGACCTACCGCCCGCAGCCACCGATCCCACGGGCACGCGCCGGCTCTACGGACGCGGCCTGCTGGCGATGGCCAACGCCAGCCCGAACACGAACGGCTCTCAGTTCTTCGTCGTCTACGGCGACTCCGCACTGCGACCGAACTACACGGTGTTCGGCACGGTCGGCCCCGCCGGTCTGGCGACACTCGACAAGGTCGCCGCCGGAGGCATCGAGCCGACCGCGGAGAACCCGGCACCGGTCGACGGCACACCCGCACTGCGGACCGAGCTGCTCCACGTCCGGCTGTCCTGGCGGTACTGA
- a CDS encoding IS701 family transposase has product MRLGEVERLRDELSEFVADVFASLPRRDQRRWGGCYLRGLMLDGRRKSIQPMAERLPDGNMQALQQFVNQSPWDPLPVRRRIAERLSEAIRPEVWVIDDVSFPKCGTASVGVARQYCGALGKRANCQVAVSVHAATDTASCPLDWELFLPEDWAADHVRRQRAGIPDEVGHVSKPYLALGLLDRMAEQGLAVPVIVADAGYGRSVGFRLALEERGWSYVIAVDPKEVARPAAADPFQPAYGGLGPPTLPRYREPARPLTSFVTPDTSFQQVAWRQGSKGLMTSRFAVIEVRPSGKEACRTAQEQAGGRNRWDGVLPLKTLLVEQPADAAGPTGFWMTDLPATTPVTDLVRWAKMRWRIEHDYRELKHGLGLDHFEGRTWRGWHHHVTLVTAAQAFLTLRRLDPKARTPA; this is encoded by the coding sequence ATGAGGCTTGGGGAGGTGGAACGGCTCCGGGATGAGTTGTCGGAGTTCGTTGCCGATGTGTTCGCCTCGTTGCCGCGGCGGGATCAGCGCCGGTGGGGCGGGTGTTATCTGCGGGGTCTGATGCTGGACGGCCGGCGGAAGTCGATCCAGCCGATGGCCGAGCGGCTGCCGGACGGGAACATGCAGGCCCTGCAGCAGTTCGTGAACCAGTCGCCGTGGGATCCGCTACCGGTGCGGCGGCGGATCGCCGAGCGGTTGAGCGAGGCGATCCGGCCTGAGGTGTGGGTGATCGACGATGTGTCGTTCCCCAAGTGCGGCACCGCTTCGGTGGGGGTGGCCCGGCAGTACTGCGGAGCGTTGGGCAAGCGGGCGAACTGCCAGGTCGCCGTCAGCGTGCACGCGGCCACCGACACCGCATCGTGCCCGCTCGACTGGGAACTGTTTCTGCCCGAGGACTGGGCGGCCGATCACGTACGACGTCAGCGTGCCGGGATTCCCGACGAGGTCGGGCACGTCTCGAAGCCCTACTTGGCTCTGGGACTGTTGGACCGGATGGCCGAGCAGGGTCTCGCGGTGCCGGTGATCGTGGCCGATGCCGGTTACGGCCGAAGCGTGGGTTTCCGCCTCGCTTTGGAGGAACGCGGCTGGTCCTATGTCATAGCGGTGGATCCGAAGGAAGTCGCCCGCCCGGCCGCGGCCGACCCGTTCCAGCCCGCCTACGGCGGTCTGGGGCCGCCCACGCTGCCCCGCTACCGAGAGCCGGCCCGGCCCCTGACCTCGTTCGTCACCCCGGACACCTCGTTCCAACAAGTCGCCTGGCGGCAGGGCAGCAAGGGCCTGATGACCTCCCGCTTCGCCGTGATCGAAGTCCGGCCGTCGGGCAAGGAAGCCTGCCGCACCGCCCAGGAACAGGCCGGTGGACGCAACCGCTGGGACGGTGTTCTCCCGCTGAAGACCCTGCTGGTCGAACAGCCGGCGGATGCCGCCGGGCCGACCGGTTTCTGGATGACCGACCTGCCCGCCACCACACCCGTCACCGACCTGGTCCGCTGGGCGAAGATGCGCTGGCGCATCGAACACGACTACCGCGAGCTCAAGCACGGCCTGGGCCTGGACCACTTCGAGGGCCGGACCTGGCGCGGCTGGCACCATCACGTCACCCTCGTCACCGCCGCCCAGGCCTTCCTCACCCTGCGGCGCCTCGACCCAAAAGCACGCACGCCGGCCTGA
- a CDS encoding bacteriocin immunity protein has translation MSAVEMSRAEAVTLVQRIMEADYASDDEVDRWLDRLDRALACPSGHVSDLIFWSRARELSADEVVDQALAYRPIAL, from the coding sequence ATGAGTGCTGTGGAGATGAGTCGCGCGGAGGCGGTCACGCTCGTGCAGCGGATCATGGAGGCGGACTACGCCTCGGACGACGAGGTGGACCGCTGGCTGGACAGACTGGACAGAGCCCTGGCATGCCCGTCTGGTCATGTCAGCGACTTGATCTTTTGGTCGCGGGCGCGGGAGCTTTCGGCTGACGAGGTAGTCGACCAGGCTCTGGCGTACCGGCCGATCGCTTTGTGA
- a CDS encoding DUF5655 domain-containing protein: MRSGCERIAALAKAADEVLLGLGDGITKVQRKQYSAYRRLQNFASLCPPQRTKVHVYLSLDPAEVDLVPDFTGDVTGLGHHTMGDMEVRLRTERDLERAHDLFRASYAAA; encoded by the coding sequence GTGCGTTCGGGGTGCGAGCGGATCGCAGCACTGGCGAAAGCGGCGGACGAGGTCCTGCTCGGTCTCGGCGACGGGATCACGAAGGTCCAGCGCAAGCAGTACAGCGCTTACCGCCGGCTACAGAACTTTGCGAGCCTCTGTCCGCCGCAGCGCACCAAGGTGCACGTGTATCTCTCGCTCGACCCGGCCGAGGTTGACCTCGTTCCTGACTTCACCGGGGACGTTACGGGCCTTGGGCATCACACAATGGGCGACATGGAGGTACGGCTGCGTACCGAACGGGACTTGGAGCGTGCACATGACCTGTTCCGTGCAAGCTACGCGGCGGCGTGA
- a CDS encoding nuclear transport factor 2 family protein, producing the protein MSIENVIENLEDFAALDPFFGIIQEGLAGLVDGEHFFDLLAEDVVVEYVVSVPGYPRRVEGRRAVADLYRGYGDAMVLAGADELAVHHDTGKSVVVLEYAVHGRAVHTGRAYDNHFVSVITIKDRQVTHWRDYLDPIAVFQALGWPAEPR; encoded by the coding sequence ATGTCCATCGAGAACGTCATCGAGAACCTCGAGGATTTCGCGGCCCTGGACCCGTTCTTCGGGATCATCCAGGAGGGCCTCGCGGGCCTGGTCGACGGGGAGCACTTCTTCGATCTCCTGGCCGAGGACGTCGTGGTCGAGTACGTGGTCTCCGTCCCCGGCTACCCGCGTCGAGTCGAGGGACGGCGCGCCGTCGCCGACCTGTACCGCGGGTACGGCGACGCGATGGTCCTGGCCGGCGCGGACGAGCTGGCAGTGCACCACGACACCGGCAAGTCCGTGGTCGTCCTGGAGTACGCCGTGCACGGACGGGCGGTCCACACCGGACGCGCCTACGACAACCACTTCGTCTCCGTGATCACCATCAAGGACCGCCAGGTGACCCACTGGCGCGACTACCTCGACCCCATCGCCGTCTTCCAAGCCCTCGGCTGGCCGGCAGAGCCACGCTGA
- a CDS encoding NmrA family NAD(P)-binding protein — protein MTESPQTTLVLGGTGRTGSLLAERLIERGRNARTAARHGAAVPFDWDNPATHADALAGVDSLYLVTPVMRVAYADQVAAFLDLAEAAGVRHVTYLSTYGADHVPPQIDIKAVEADLAARTTITHSVVRPAWVMQNFADAHLPVINGAITVPTGSGTEAFVDAADIAAVAAETLLAPEVHDGAVYAPTGPQALTVGEVADIITAVTGQSVTHQDLDPEAWIDGAVAAGIVPADYAVMLRWLTGTIITGHGSTPNDDIEKVTGQKATTFREFAQRNAHAWMATAEV, from the coding sequence ATGACCGAATCACCGCAGACCACGCTTGTTCTCGGCGGCACCGGCCGCACCGGCTCGCTCCTGGCCGAGAGGCTCATCGAGCGGGGCCGGAACGCCCGCACCGCGGCCCGTCACGGAGCTGCCGTACCGTTCGACTGGGACAACCCGGCCACCCACGCCGACGCCCTGGCCGGCGTCGACAGCCTCTACCTTGTCACGCCCGTCATGCGGGTCGCGTACGCCGATCAGGTCGCGGCCTTCCTCGACCTCGCCGAGGCCGCCGGGGTTCGCCACGTCACCTACCTGAGCACCTACGGCGCCGACCACGTGCCGCCGCAGATCGACATCAAGGCCGTCGAAGCCGATCTGGCCGCCCGAACGACCATCACCCACTCCGTCGTGCGCCCGGCCTGGGTGATGCAGAACTTCGCCGACGCCCACCTGCCCGTCATCAACGGTGCGATCACGGTCCCCACCGGCAGCGGCACGGAAGCCTTCGTGGACGCGGCCGACATCGCTGCCGTCGCGGCCGAGACGCTGCTCGCCCCCGAGGTACACGACGGGGCCGTGTACGCGCCCACCGGCCCGCAGGCACTCACGGTCGGTGAAGTCGCCGACATCATCACCGCCGTGACCGGACAGTCCGTCACACACCAGGACCTCGACCCCGAGGCGTGGATCGACGGCGCCGTCGCGGCCGGAATCGTGCCCGCCGACTACGCAGTGATGCTCCGGTGGCTGACCGGCACCATCATCACAGGACACGGCTCCACGCCGAACGACGACATCGAGAAGGTGACAGGCCAGAAGGCGACCACGTTCCGCGAGTTCGCGCAGCGCAACGCCCACGCCTGGATGGCAACGGCGGAGGTGTGA
- a CDS encoding AraC family transcriptional regulator translates to MDLLRDHLARARAGGAVFARTVAEPPWGLRLAGTIQLSLHTVVRGRGWLWFDADDPGRAVELVPGEVTLVRGGIDHYIGHEPGTDCLEPDEFRARHATDGESDNPGATVFLCGAYRFSGDIGNGLLNALPQVLTLQAAVGDPLRDVISLLSHELAHPEPGQPTVLDRLLDVLLVLAIRSDFRRSPNAPRWYRASADPRLSAVLQAMHEDAGRPWSVPELAAVSGLSRAAFARTFHEALGQTPMQYLTDWRMALAREQLRTGELGMAGIARSVGYSSPYAFAAAFRRHHGEPPGAWRERESMRDREPQPGGPHLH, encoded by the coding sequence ATGGACCTACTGCGTGATCACCTCGCGCGGGCTCGCGCCGGCGGCGCGGTGTTCGCCCGTACGGTCGCCGAGCCCCCGTGGGGTTTGCGACTGGCCGGCACGATCCAGCTGTCCTTGCACACCGTCGTCCGGGGACGGGGATGGCTGTGGTTTGACGCCGACGACCCGGGGCGCGCGGTGGAGCTCGTGCCCGGGGAGGTGACCCTCGTACGCGGCGGCATCGACCACTACATCGGCCACGAGCCCGGCACCGATTGCCTCGAACCAGACGAGTTTCGGGCCCGGCACGCCACCGACGGGGAGTCGGACAACCCCGGAGCGACCGTGTTCCTCTGCGGCGCGTACCGGTTCTCCGGCGACATCGGCAACGGGCTGCTCAACGCCCTGCCGCAGGTCCTGACCCTGCAAGCAGCCGTCGGTGATCCGCTGAGGGACGTGATCTCCCTGCTCTCCCACGAGCTCGCCCACCCCGAACCGGGCCAGCCCACCGTGCTCGACCGACTCCTCGACGTCCTCCTGGTCCTCGCCATCCGCAGCGACTTCCGCCGCAGCCCGAACGCCCCCCGCTGGTACCGCGCCTCCGCCGACCCCCGCCTGAGCGCCGTGCTCCAGGCCATGCACGAGGACGCAGGCCGCCCCTGGTCCGTCCCTGAACTCGCAGCGGTCAGCGGTCTGTCCCGGGCCGCCTTCGCACGTACCTTCCACGAGGCGCTCGGCCAGACCCCCATGCAGTACCTGACCGACTGGCGCATGGCCCTCGCACGCGAACAGCTGCGCACGGGCGAACTCGGTATGGCGGGCATCGCGCGGAGCGTCGGCTACAGCTCGCCCTACGCCTTCGCAGCCGCCTTCCGCCGCCATCACGGCGAACCACCCGGTGCTTGGCGTGAGCGAGAGTCCATGCGTGACAGGGAGCCCCAGCCAGGAGGCCCCCACCTCCACTGA
- a CDS encoding alpha/beta fold hydrolase yields MSSSQQARNVVLVHGGFVDGSGWKGVYDALRTDGFNVSVVQNPTFSLDGDVAATRLILDGQEGPTVLVGHSYGGAVISEAGNHEKVRSLVYVAAFAPDKGESVNTLIADPPPGAPVPPILPPADGFLFLDREKFADSFAGDLPADEARFLADSQVPWGVEALAGTVTSPAWRTKPSFYLVATDDRMIPPPAQRFMAERAGATVTETGGSHAVYVSKPAEVAALIRKAASAAAS; encoded by the coding sequence GTGAGCAGTAGCCAGCAGGCGCGGAATGTCGTCCTCGTTCATGGCGGGTTCGTCGACGGATCGGGCTGGAAGGGGGTATACGACGCTCTGCGAACGGACGGCTTCAACGTGAGCGTCGTGCAGAACCCCACTTTCTCGCTCGACGGCGACGTCGCCGCGACCAGGCTGATCCTCGACGGGCAGGAGGGCCCGACCGTCCTGGTCGGCCACTCGTACGGAGGCGCGGTGATCTCCGAGGCCGGCAATCACGAGAAGGTGCGCTCGCTCGTGTACGTCGCGGCGTTCGCGCCGGACAAGGGCGAGTCGGTGAACACGCTCATCGCCGATCCGCCGCCCGGCGCCCCCGTTCCCCCGATCCTGCCGCCGGCCGACGGGTTCCTCTTCCTGGACCGGGAGAAGTTCGCCGACTCCTTCGCCGGCGACCTGCCCGCCGACGAGGCCCGGTTCCTGGCTGACTCCCAGGTGCCGTGGGGAGTCGAGGCGCTGGCCGGCACGGTCACCAGTCCGGCCTGGCGGACCAAGCCGAGCTTCTACCTGGTGGCCACGGACGACCGGATGATCCCGCCGCCCGCCCAGCGGTTCATGGCCGAGCGGGCCGGCGCAACGGTCACCGAGACCGGCGGTAGCCACGCTGTCTACGTCTCCAAGCCCGCCGAGGTGGCCGCGCTCATCAGGAAGGCCGCGTCGGCGGCTGCTTCCTGA
- a CDS encoding RNA polymerase sigma factor, whose product MAIMSSPTDEELTRRAQAGETGALGLLLARHQAPMRAVALSLLGHGPDAEDAVQDAALTALRRIGDVRDPAAVGAWMRAIVRNNARMLLRSARRETPGLEGLESSNLHAEEQSNPEQLIERHAMRDWIGAALEGLPPQLRLVLMLRHFSGISSYQEIADACEVPVGTVRSRLHQARGKLAEVLMSTAAQAHDDAAMLTESSRKEAVATLEAWEAGGLPFEISELWPMEAEMVGRLGRPGEHVHPIPVMRHYLEGGVRQHLRHVVAGQDIDIWEMDVTHEGATHVCPPSLTWLMFRHDGRVQKLRVVFPRPPRAVPTAGGAEPSELSWPDW is encoded by the coding sequence ATGGCGATCATGAGCTCGCCCACTGACGAGGAACTGACCCGAAGAGCCCAGGCGGGTGAGACCGGCGCCCTCGGGCTGCTGCTGGCACGCCATCAGGCGCCGATGCGCGCGGTGGCGCTGAGCCTGCTCGGCCACGGTCCCGACGCGGAGGACGCAGTCCAGGATGCAGCGCTGACCGCGCTGCGCCGGATCGGTGATGTACGCGACCCGGCAGCGGTCGGGGCATGGATGCGGGCGATCGTGCGGAACAACGCCCGTATGTTGCTGCGCTCCGCCCGGCGTGAGACACCCGGTCTGGAGGGGCTCGAAAGCTCGAACCTCCACGCCGAAGAGCAGTCGAACCCTGAGCAACTGATCGAGCGGCATGCGATGCGCGACTGGATCGGTGCGGCGCTGGAGGGACTTCCGCCGCAGCTCCGGCTGGTGCTCATGCTGCGGCACTTCAGCGGGATCAGCTCCTACCAGGAGATCGCGGACGCGTGCGAGGTGCCAGTGGGGACCGTACGCAGCCGTCTCCATCAGGCCCGGGGAAAGCTCGCAGAGGTCCTGATGTCGACCGCCGCCCAAGCCCACGACGACGCCGCCATGCTCACGGAGAGCAGTCGAAAGGAAGCCGTGGCTACGCTGGAGGCGTGGGAAGCCGGTGGCCTGCCCTTTGAGATCTCCGAGCTGTGGCCGATGGAGGCCGAAATGGTCGGACGGCTCGGCCGGCCGGGAGAACATGTCCACCCCATCCCGGTCATGCGCCACTATCTGGAGGGCGGTGTACGGCAACACCTGCGCCATGTGGTGGCCGGCCAGGACATCGACATCTGGGAGATGGACGTGACCCACGAGGGTGCCACCCATGTCTGCCCGCCGTCCCTCACGTGGCTCATGTTCCGCCACGACGGACGCGTCCAGAAGCTCAGGGTCGTCTTCCCCCGGCCTCCGCGTGCAGTTCCGACGGCAGGAGGTGCCGAGCCATCGGAACTGTCCTGGCCGGATTGGTGA
- a CDS encoding ester cyclase has protein sequence MKDAFPDLKINVRDLFGVGDKVTVLVDFEGTHQGAFQQIEATGRQVGFGSIEVYRFQGDRIAEERVAPDIIGLMQ, from the coding sequence ATGAAGGACGCCTTCCCCGACCTCAAGATCAACGTCCGGGACCTCTTCGGCGTCGGTGACAAGGTGACCGTGCTGGTCGACTTCGAGGGAACGCACCAGGGCGCGTTCCAGCAGATCGAGGCCACGGGCCGGCAGGTCGGCTTCGGAAGCATCGAGGTCTACCGCTTCCAGGGCGACCGGATCGCCGAGGAGCGGGTCGCCCCCGACATCATCGGCCTCATGCAGTAG
- a CDS encoding TetR/AcrR family transcriptional regulator, with translation MAALELLSRRGQEGVTLREITQSAGANVSAVSYHFGSLKSLCDVAIEHALERYLDAQIRELDALAANATLSELAEAFARPMMHALGAGGRDLAVMRTVARMGIDPPEGWERLYGKFEAARRQALRVLATNLPEVDEQELLFRTRSAAGMLNWLALSPIGSELAAQPAELVERRIIAVVAGAFRGVP, from the coding sequence ATGGCTGCCCTCGAACTGCTCTCCCGGCGCGGGCAGGAAGGCGTGACCCTTCGGGAGATCACCCAGAGCGCCGGAGCCAACGTCTCCGCGGTGAGCTACCACTTCGGTTCCCTGAAGTCGCTGTGCGATGTGGCCATCGAGCACGCCCTGGAGCGTTACCTGGACGCGCAGATCCGGGAGCTCGACGCTCTGGCGGCGAACGCGACGCTGAGCGAGCTGGCCGAGGCGTTCGCACGGCCGATGATGCACGCACTCGGTGCCGGGGGGCGGGATCTGGCCGTGATGCGGACCGTCGCGCGGATGGGGATCGACCCGCCCGAGGGATGGGAGCGGCTGTACGGGAAGTTCGAAGCGGCCCGACGGCAGGCGCTGCGGGTGCTGGCGACGAACCTTCCCGAGGTCGACGAGCAGGAGCTCCTCTTCCGCACCCGCAGCGCGGCCGGGATGCTGAACTGGCTCGCCCTGTCACCCATCGGGTCCGAGCTGGCCGCCCAGCCCGCCGAGCTCGTCGAGCGGAGGATCATCGCCGTGGTAGCCGGCGCGTTCCGGGGAGTCCCGTAG